A single genomic interval of Sphaerodactylus townsendi isolate TG3544 linkage group LG08, MPM_Stown_v2.3, whole genome shotgun sequence harbors:
- the LOC125438147 gene encoding uncharacterized protein LOC125438147 isoform X2 has translation MSQMSALFADTSGDMNDVLDHPIAGSSGANEGSTPLPMMELTSPERRMTADRRRVRRVGVLADFAKAMVEQGEVEAMERRRFEDRREREVASFMQSRAEQNRELSSLRLAIDRGNDIMQTLVTALLQRMGSSGGRGAGGSLGASAPAVASQTLPAPAFQQCLPTCEIAGPAANLIGDAAEVTYPTLAEDTDLESCVGATAPLPSQVEDLMMVGETSELCCTQVACQESQPMHKRLRKPKARMDL, from the exons atgtcgcagatgagtg ctctctttgcagacacctctggtgacatgaatgatgtccttgacCATCCTATTGCTGGGAGTTCTGGTGCAAATGAAG GCTCCACACCCCTGCCCATGATGGAACTGACTTCACCAGAGCGGAGAATGACTGCTGACAGGCGGCGTGTGCGACGTGTTGGAGTGCTCGCTGACTTTGCGaaggccatggtggagcagggagaggtcGAGGCAATGGAGAGGAGGCGCTTCGAGGATAGGCGGGAAAGGGAGGTGGCGTCATTCATGCAGAGCCGCGCAGAGCAAAACAGGGAGCTGTCATCGCTGAGGCTGGCCATCGACAGGGGGAATGACATAATGCAGACCCTTGTGACGGCTTTGCTGCAGCGCATGGGCTCCtcgggtggcaggggtgctgggggtTCATTGGGCGCCTCTGCTCCTGCGGTCGCATCACAAACCTTGCCTGCCccagcgtttcagcagtgcctgcccacttgtGAAATTGCTGGCCCGGCTGCAAATCTCATTGGAGATGCGGCAGAGGTGACTTATCCCACTCTGGCTGAGGACAccgacttggagtcctgtgtgggcGCCACGGCGCCCCTTCCATCACAGGTGGAGGACCTGATGATGGTTGgggagacctctgagctgtgctgcactcaggtggcttgccaagaatcacagccaatgcacAAACGCTTGAGGAAGCCCAAAGCAAGAATGGACCTGTGA
- the LOC125438147 gene encoding uncharacterized protein LOC125438147 isoform X1 → MSAASCSFSFMAALFADTSGDMNDVLDHPIAGSSGANEGSTPLPMMELTSPERRMTADRRRVRRVGVLADFAKAMVEQGEVEAMERRRFEDRREREVASFMQSRAEQNRELSSLRLAIDRGNDIMQTLVTALLQRMGSSGGRGAGGSLGASAPAVASQTLPAPAFQQCLPTCEIAGPAANLIGDAAEVTYPTLAEDTDLESCVGATAPLPSQVEDLMMVGETSELCCTQVACQESQPMHKRLRKPKARMDL, encoded by the exons atgagtgcggcctcatgttctttctccttcatggcagctctctttgcagacacctctggtgacatgaatgatgtccttgacCATCCTATTGCTGGGAGTTCTGGTGCAAATGAAG GCTCCACACCCCTGCCCATGATGGAACTGACTTCACCAGAGCGGAGAATGACTGCTGACAGGCGGCGTGTGCGACGTGTTGGAGTGCTCGCTGACTTTGCGaaggccatggtggagcagggagaggtcGAGGCAATGGAGAGGAGGCGCTTCGAGGATAGGCGGGAAAGGGAGGTGGCGTCATTCATGCAGAGCCGCGCAGAGCAAAACAGGGAGCTGTCATCGCTGAGGCTGGCCATCGACAGGGGGAATGACATAATGCAGACCCTTGTGACGGCTTTGCTGCAGCGCATGGGCTCCtcgggtggcaggggtgctgggggtTCATTGGGCGCCTCTGCTCCTGCGGTCGCATCACAAACCTTGCCTGCCccagcgtttcagcagtgcctgcccacttgtGAAATTGCTGGCCCGGCTGCAAATCTCATTGGAGATGCGGCAGAGGTGACTTATCCCACTCTGGCTGAGGACAccgacttggagtcctgtgtgggcGCCACGGCGCCCCTTCCATCACAGGTGGAGGACCTGATGATGGTTGgggagacctctgagctgtgctgcactcaggtggcttgccaagaatcacagccaatgcacAAACGCTTGAGGAAGCCCAAAGCAAGAATGGACCTGTGA
- the LOC125438147 gene encoding uncharacterized protein LOC125438147 isoform X3: protein MSQMSDTSGDMNDVLDHPIAGSSGANEGSTPLPMMELTSPERRMTADRRRVRRVGVLADFAKAMVEQGEVEAMERRRFEDRREREVASFMQSRAEQNRELSSLRLAIDRGNDIMQTLVTALLQRMGSSGGRGAGGSLGASAPAVASQTLPAPAFQQCLPTCEIAGPAANLIGDAAEVTYPTLAEDTDLESCVGATAPLPSQVEDLMMVGETSELCCTQVACQESQPMHKRLRKPKARMDL, encoded by the exons atgtcgcagatgagtg acacctctggtgacatgaatgatgtccttgacCATCCTATTGCTGGGAGTTCTGGTGCAAATGAAG GCTCCACACCCCTGCCCATGATGGAACTGACTTCACCAGAGCGGAGAATGACTGCTGACAGGCGGCGTGTGCGACGTGTTGGAGTGCTCGCTGACTTTGCGaaggccatggtggagcagggagaggtcGAGGCAATGGAGAGGAGGCGCTTCGAGGATAGGCGGGAAAGGGAGGTGGCGTCATTCATGCAGAGCCGCGCAGAGCAAAACAGGGAGCTGTCATCGCTGAGGCTGGCCATCGACAGGGGGAATGACATAATGCAGACCCTTGTGACGGCTTTGCTGCAGCGCATGGGCTCCtcgggtggcaggggtgctgggggtTCATTGGGCGCCTCTGCTCCTGCGGTCGCATCACAAACCTTGCCTGCCccagcgtttcagcagtgcctgcccacttgtGAAATTGCTGGCCCGGCTGCAAATCTCATTGGAGATGCGGCAGAGGTGACTTATCCCACTCTGGCTGAGGACAccgacttggagtcctgtgtgggcGCCACGGCGCCCCTTCCATCACAGGTGGAGGACCTGATGATGGTTGgggagacctctgagctgtgctgcactcaggtggcttgccaagaatcacagccaatgcacAAACGCTTGAGGAAGCCCAAAGCAAGAATGGACCTGTGA